In Streptomyces sp. NBC_01707, a genomic segment contains:
- a CDS encoding PP2C family protein-serine/threonine phosphatase, which translates to MEQHEGKASCQADDGWWSSRLHELWSLADSAQDVTELAGSLYDMLLRMPGVLAVVGTRWSGGLLHYLRSVTLAEPTPSFVEFEQDFGESAAAGAPGGDPTVTVHEVSELDGAMPHAQILAAAGARSVALCAVPLGQGGWASFMVGTAERDAADVTLRTRLKQVAEVTMVSNRRIVARREDELRQVSDAFLAEASLQMDSSLDVKRTVRRVARTAVPAVAEGCVLHLCLSRGLTPVAFSHMDAGEQQWLGVVAAEDLWLTDVLQQVVNGGQGLVLQGDELAGGPFGTTSSGAGRAVRALSVNPLKARGRALGTLTFLYHRVDIAEVASLFLADLADRAALAIDTSTLHEQRRRHVVSLQRHLLPRELPQISGLTLSSAYEVGDESLDVGGDFYDAVPGAQGSVTLLIGDVCGRGAEAAALTGLARHTLRTLLEDGSTPEHALGRLNQTLVREGTFRFVTALVAVLVSDGRGFRLRYWSAGHPAPLVRREDGAVEELAAHGDLLGVLDEIEYGSGSAHMAPGDALVLFTDGVTEARAADGTFFESCLQDAVAQQGAGEAQGFAERLAAAVVEFRAAGADDIAVLVAQAEMVA; encoded by the coding sequence GTGGAGCAGCACGAGGGCAAAGCTTCCTGTCAGGCGGATGACGGATGGTGGTCCAGCCGTCTGCATGAGCTCTGGAGTCTCGCCGACAGCGCGCAGGACGTGACCGAGCTGGCCGGTTCCCTCTACGACATGCTGCTCCGTATGCCCGGCGTACTGGCCGTCGTGGGCACCCGCTGGAGCGGTGGGCTGCTGCACTATCTGCGTAGTGTCACCCTGGCGGAGCCCACGCCATCGTTCGTGGAATTCGAACAGGATTTTGGCGAATCTGCCGCCGCCGGGGCTCCGGGCGGCGATCCGACTGTCACGGTTCACGAGGTGTCGGAACTCGACGGTGCTATGCCGCATGCCCAGATTCTGGCAGCAGCGGGCGCGCGGAGTGTGGCCTTGTGTGCTGTGCCGCTGGGGCAGGGCGGCTGGGCGTCGTTCATGGTCGGCACCGCAGAGAGGGACGCAGCCGATGTGACGCTACGGACCCGGTTGAAGCAGGTGGCTGAGGTCACCATGGTCTCCAACAGGCGCATCGTGGCGCGGCGCGAGGATGAGCTGCGTCAGGTGAGTGACGCCTTCCTGGCGGAGGCGTCGTTGCAGATGGATTCGAGCCTTGATGTGAAGAGGACCGTGCGACGGGTGGCTCGGACGGCTGTTCCCGCTGTCGCCGAGGGGTGCGTCCTGCATCTGTGTCTTTCCCGCGGACTGACTCCCGTGGCCTTCTCACATATGGACGCGGGCGAGCAGCAGTGGCTCGGTGTGGTCGCGGCCGAGGACCTCTGGCTCACGGATGTGTTGCAGCAGGTCGTCAACGGCGGGCAGGGGCTGGTGTTGCAAGGTGACGAGCTGGCAGGAGGTCCCTTCGGGACCACCTCGTCCGGGGCGGGGCGTGCTGTGCGTGCGCTCAGTGTGAATCCGCTCAAGGCTCGGGGGCGGGCTCTGGGCACTCTGACGTTCCTGTACCACCGGGTGGACATCGCTGAGGTGGCCTCTCTGTTCCTTGCCGATCTTGCAGACCGGGCCGCGTTGGCCATCGATACGAGCACCCTCCATGAACAGCGGCGCCGGCACGTGGTCTCTCTCCAGCGGCATCTGCTACCGAGAGAGCTACCGCAGATTTCGGGTCTCACTCTGAGTTCGGCATACGAAGTGGGCGATGAATCGCTAGATGTGGGCGGTGACTTCTATGACGCTGTCCCGGGGGCGCAGGGCAGTGTGACGCTCCTTATCGGTGACGTCTGTGGTCGCGGGGCGGAGGCTGCGGCACTCACTGGTCTGGCCCGCCATACCCTGCGCACCCTGCTCGAGGACGGCAGTACGCCCGAGCACGCGCTGGGACGGCTGAACCAGACTCTGGTCAGGGAGGGCACGTTCCGCTTCGTGACAGCGCTCGTAGCGGTACTGGTGTCGGACGGAAGGGGATTTCGCCTGCGTTATTGGAGTGCCGGGCATCCGGCGCCTTTGGTGCGGCGTGAGGATGGCGCTGTGGAGGAGCTCGCGGCCCACGGGGATCTACTGGGCGTACTGGATGAAATCGAGTACGGATCTGGGTCGGCGCATATGGCGCCGGGGGACGCGCTGGTGCTGTTCACCGACGGGGTGACCGAGGCGAGAGCGGCTGACGGAACATTCTTCGAATCCTGCCTGCAGGACGCGGTGGCGCAGCAGGGGGCCGGTGAGGCTCAAGGTTTTGCCGAACGGCTGGCAGCGGCTGTTGTGGAATTCCGCGCGGCGGGTGCGGACGACATTGCCGTGCTCGTCGCACAGGCGGAGATGGTCGCGTGA
- a CDS encoding response regulator, with the protein MSGSAGDPRIDHDFVWVVEDSAEDAEAIQRALGRTHPGLTLEFTDRGAGVAERLLEATRRPGLVLLDLHMPGLSGTAVLRSIRSMPELNNVTVVVFTSLTAPDEVDATYAAGADSYIYKPVNFELFRTVLKGAVDYWQRRVKGGDEGPAAQSPPS; encoded by the coding sequence GTGAGCGGGTCAGCCGGGGATCCGAGGATCGATCACGATTTCGTCTGGGTGGTCGAGGATTCGGCGGAGGACGCTGAGGCGATTCAGCGGGCGCTCGGACGTACTCATCCGGGTCTGACGCTGGAATTCACGGACAGGGGGGCCGGAGTGGCCGAGCGGTTGCTGGAAGCCACCCGACGACCGGGGCTAGTCCTCCTGGATCTGCACATGCCCGGTCTCAGTGGAACCGCGGTACTCCGATCGATCCGCTCCATGCCCGAACTGAACAACGTGACCGTGGTTGTCTTCACGTCATTGACCGCGCCGGACGAGGTCGACGCAACCTACGCAGCAGGGGCCGACAGCTACATCTACAAGCCGGTCAACTTCGAGCTCTTCCGCACCGTTCTGAAGGGGGCCGTGGACTACTGGCAGAGAAGAGTGAAGGGCGGGGACGAGGGCCCTGCCGCTCAGTCGCCGCCGTCCTGA
- a CDS encoding aromatic acid exporter family protein, whose translation MPELSAPVVKLVRRTTEPVAAQTLRSTAAAVIAYVVAVWTLPQPAPLTAPLTALLVVQVTLYATLTTGIRRVNSVVVGVLIAIGFSALVGLTWWSLGLTIFSSLIIGRMVRVDEFVPEVAISAMLVLGVSQIAYTAWDRVLETLIGAGVGLLFNLLFAPPVWVQTAGASIDTLAREMGRMFRAMGEESGGHLTVPQAAARLHDARRLDHDIVAVDASLRQAEESLMLNPRVRQGLLYRIVLRTGLDTLEICAVVLRVLARTMTDLAKARTEESLFPEDVARSLRELFAQMAEAIESFSTLITTPVSANAEEAESRLAAALVSSRAARDVVADLLLEDVQEHPREWQLHGALLAEVDRILDELDIDKRAERLGHELDRHSAEMHERHPRLAALRRRLVSSRETQPSAR comes from the coding sequence ATGCCAGAACTCTCCGCACCTGTGGTCAAGCTCGTCCGGCGAACCACCGAACCTGTCGCGGCGCAGACCCTGCGTTCGACGGCGGCGGCGGTCATCGCCTATGTCGTCGCGGTGTGGACCCTTCCTCAGCCCGCTCCGCTGACGGCTCCGCTCACCGCACTCCTGGTCGTTCAGGTCACCCTGTACGCGACGCTCACCACAGGCATCCGGCGAGTCAACTCCGTCGTCGTCGGGGTGCTCATCGCCATCGGATTCAGCGCGCTGGTGGGCCTGACCTGGTGGAGTCTGGGGCTGACGATCTTCAGTTCGCTGATCATCGGACGCATGGTGCGGGTCGATGAGTTCGTGCCCGAGGTGGCGATCAGCGCGATGCTCGTCCTCGGCGTGTCCCAGATCGCCTACACCGCGTGGGACCGCGTACTCGAGACCCTGATCGGTGCGGGCGTCGGCCTGTTGTTCAACCTGCTGTTCGCACCGCCCGTATGGGTGCAGACCGCCGGGGCGTCCATCGACACGCTGGCACGGGAGATGGGACGGATGTTCCGTGCCATGGGTGAGGAGTCCGGCGGACACCTCACCGTCCCCCAGGCGGCGGCCAGACTGCACGACGCCCGTCGGCTGGACCACGACATCGTGGCCGTCGACGCCTCGCTGCGGCAGGCCGAGGAGAGCCTCATGCTCAACCCCCGGGTCCGCCAGGGACTCCTCTACCGGATCGTCCTGCGTACCGGACTCGACACGCTGGAGATCTGCGCGGTCGTGCTCCGCGTGCTGGCACGCACCATGACGGATCTGGCCAAGGCCCGCACCGAGGAATCGCTGTTCCCCGAGGACGTGGCGCGGTCACTGCGAGAACTCTTCGCCCAGATGGCCGAGGCGATCGAAAGCTTTTCCACGCTGATCACCACCCCGGTGTCCGCCAACGCCGAGGAAGCCGAGTCGCGGCTGGCCGCCGCACTGGTGTCCAGCCGCGCCGCCCGGGACGTGGTGGCCGACCTCCTGTTGGAGGACGTCCAGGAACACCCCAGGGAGTGGCAACTGCACGGTGCCCTGCTCGCCGAGGTCGATCGCATTCTGGATGAGCTGGACATCGACAAGCGCGCCGAACGACTCGGGCATGAACTCGACCGCCACTCGGCCGAAATGCATGAACGACATCCCCGACTCGCCGCACTCCGGCGGCGGCTGGTGAGCAGCCGGGAGACGCAGCCGTCGGCCCGGTGA
- a CDS encoding ATP-binding protein: protein MSLPDPGREAEAAAALGFDLSECVEEPIHLLGRIQSHGTLLAVEADTGTVETAALNTGCLLGIAAQELVGGSITRVLSPEDWAEALEVSAQHEAASLVLPVSIDVAGAPRMFDVTAHRQGPLLILECEPRAVALPHFARYYQGVRRALTRLRSSTTAAECCQAATHEIRALTGFDRVVAYRFEGEDGPGEVVAEELTDGHEPWLGLWFPASDIPPQARQLYRDNWIRVIADVDDVSVGLHPPRRAGSGLPLDLSNSVLRTVSGFHLEYLRNIGVKSSMSVSVLREGELWGLIACHGDAPATVPPELRAVCEFFGVAFSLQLAVIAEREQAEALAASRERLDQIISRVTSDLENSLLAGDDALRTLLDADGAALCRGGRSTSSGMSVAPALLETLQARSAGLSPGTVWSTDRLSEEPDRPGGDTTESGPAGVLMVTLSRAGDFLAWFRRDRPTARQWATDPSKPIQVGPRGERLTPRGSGAVFRAVVRGQSLPWTPTDRATAQELWRTLTGLVLRHEAELTALNEQLRVANSDLDSFAHVAAHDLKEPLRGIFNAATFIIEDAAADLDSTTVRRMLTMRRLAGRIDDLLDSLLHFARLGRGGLHRIRVPLDRVLDSALDVAGERLAEAHVRVIRRDLPEVYADEHRLYEVLVNLLVNAAKYAADQGDRTVEVLVDTLRTPAGGTPQQTVVVRDNGIGIPADQQGEVFELFRRLHGQDERGGGTGVGLAIVKRIVERHGGELWLESEPGCGTSFCFTLGQDGGD, encoded by the coding sequence ATGTCCCTTCCGGACCCGGGGCGGGAGGCCGAGGCCGCGGCGGCCCTGGGCTTCGACCTCAGCGAGTGCGTCGAGGAGCCCATTCATCTGCTGGGCAGGATCCAGTCCCACGGCACCCTGCTCGCGGTGGAGGCCGATACCGGCACCGTGGAGACCGCAGCTCTGAACACCGGCTGTTTGCTGGGGATCGCGGCCCAGGAGTTGGTCGGGGGATCCATCACACGGGTGCTGTCCCCCGAGGACTGGGCCGAGGCTCTTGAGGTCAGCGCTCAGCACGAGGCGGCAAGCCTGGTTCTCCCTGTTTCCATCGACGTGGCAGGCGCCCCCCGGATGTTCGACGTGACCGCACACCGGCAGGGGCCCCTTCTGATCCTGGAGTGCGAGCCGCGAGCCGTCGCGTTGCCGCATTTCGCGCGCTACTACCAGGGGGTTCGGCGAGCCCTGACACGGCTTCGGTCGTCGACGACGGCCGCCGAGTGCTGCCAGGCGGCCACCCATGAGATCCGGGCGCTGACCGGCTTCGACCGTGTAGTCGCCTACCGCTTCGAGGGCGAAGACGGGCCAGGAGAGGTGGTCGCGGAGGAACTCACCGACGGCCACGAGCCCTGGCTGGGGCTCTGGTTCCCCGCCAGTGACATCCCGCCCCAGGCGAGGCAGCTCTACCGCGACAACTGGATCCGGGTGATCGCCGACGTGGACGACGTCAGTGTGGGCTTGCACCCCCCGCGACGGGCCGGCTCGGGCCTGCCACTGGACCTGTCGAATTCCGTACTGCGCACCGTGTCCGGCTTTCATCTGGAGTACCTGCGGAACATCGGTGTGAAGTCGTCGATGTCGGTGAGTGTCCTGCGGGAGGGCGAGCTCTGGGGGCTGATCGCCTGTCATGGCGACGCCCCTGCAACCGTTCCCCCGGAACTGCGGGCGGTATGTGAGTTCTTCGGTGTCGCCTTCTCCCTGCAACTCGCGGTCATCGCGGAACGAGAGCAGGCCGAGGCGCTCGCCGCGTCCCGTGAGCGGCTTGATCAGATCATCTCCCGGGTCACGTCCGATCTGGAGAACTCGCTTCTGGCCGGGGACGACGCCCTCAGAACACTGCTGGACGCCGATGGTGCGGCGCTCTGCCGCGGCGGACGCAGCACCTCCAGCGGGATGAGTGTTGCGCCCGCTCTGCTGGAGACCCTCCAGGCACGCTCGGCAGGGCTGTCACCGGGCACGGTCTGGAGTACGGACCGCCTGTCCGAGGAACCGGACCGACCCGGCGGCGACACGACGGAAAGCGGTCCTGCGGGGGTCCTGATGGTGACGCTGAGCCGCGCGGGCGACTTCCTCGCTTGGTTCCGCAGGGACCGTCCCACCGCCCGCCAATGGGCCACCGACCCTTCCAAACCCATCCAGGTCGGCCCGCGAGGCGAGCGGCTCACTCCTCGCGGATCAGGTGCCGTCTTCCGCGCGGTGGTACGTGGACAGAGCCTGCCCTGGACGCCGACCGACCGCGCCACCGCGCAGGAGCTCTGGCGCACGCTGACCGGTCTGGTACTCCGGCACGAGGCCGAACTGACAGCGCTCAACGAACAGCTACGTGTCGCCAACTCCGACCTCGACTCGTTCGCCCATGTGGCAGCCCACGACCTCAAGGAACCACTGCGGGGCATCTTCAACGCCGCGACCTTCATCATTGAGGATGCCGCAGCGGACCTCGACTCGACGACCGTCCGACGGATGCTCACCATGCGGCGACTGGCCGGTCGGATAGACGACCTGCTCGACTCGCTGCTGCACTTCGCCCGGCTGGGTCGAGGCGGACTGCACCGCATCCGTGTTCCACTGGACCGGGTACTGGACTCCGCACTCGATGTGGCCGGGGAACGTCTGGCCGAGGCCCATGTGCGGGTCATCAGAAGAGATCTACCCGAGGTGTACGCCGATGAGCACCGGCTCTACGAGGTCCTGGTCAACCTCTTGGTGAACGCTGCCAAGTACGCCGCCGACCAAGGAGACCGCACGGTCGAGGTCCTGGTCGACACACTCCGCACGCCGGCAGGCGGGACCCCCCAGCAGACCGTCGTGGTCCGCGACAACGGCATCGGCATTCCGGCCGACCAGCAGGGCGAGGTTTTCGAGCTGTTCCGCAGACTGCACGGGCAGGACGAGCGCGGCGGAGGCACCGGTGTGGGTCTCGCGATCGTCAAACGGATCGTCGAACGGCACGGTGGCGAGCTGTGGCTCGAAAGCGAACCAGGCTGCGGGACCAGCTTCTGCTTCACTCTGGGTCAGGACGGCGGCGACTGA